In Zalophus californianus isolate mZalCal1 chromosome 4, mZalCal1.pri.v2, whole genome shotgun sequence, the following proteins share a genomic window:
- the LOC113925734 gene encoding oligosaccharyltransferase complex subunit OSTC-like encodes MASGIQWGSRNVSPTESKILKGGLRSAEAPAAASVETLYRVPFLVLECPNLKLKKPPWVHMPSAMTVYALMVVSYFLITGGIIYDVIVEPPSVGSMTDERGHQRLVAFLAYRVNGQYIMEGLASSFLFTMGGLGFIILDRGNAPNISQLNRFLLLFIGFVCVLLSFFMARVFMRIKLPGYLMG; translated from the exons ATGGCTTCAGGCATCCAGTGGGGGTCTCGGAATGTATCCCCTACGG agtcaaaaatattaaaaggtggCTTGAGATCTGCAGAAGCCCCTGCCGCCGCAAGCGTGGAGACTTTGTACCGCGTCCCGTTCTTAGTACTCGAATGCCCCAACCTGAAGCTGAAGAAACCGCCCTGGGTGCACATGCCGTCGGCCATGACGGTGTACGCTCTGATGGTGGTGTCTTACTTCCTCATCACCGGAGGAATAATTTATGATGTTATTGTTGAGCCTCCAAGTGTTGGTTCTATGACCGATGAACGTGGACATCAGAGACTAGTAGCTTTCTTGGCCTACAGAGTAAATGGACAGTATATTATGGAAGGACTTGCATCCAGCTTTCTGTTTACAATGGGAGGTTTAGGTTTTATAATCCTGGACCGAGGGAATGCACCAAACATTTCACAACTCAATAGATTTCTTCTTCTATTCATTGGATTCGTGTGTGTCCTATTGAGTTTTTTCATGGCTAGAGTATTCATGAGAATTAAACTGCCGGGCTATCTGATGGGTTAA